The sequence ATGGCGGTCCAACGACTGGGACGGACGGTGCGGTTCACGACGGTCTCCCCCGTGAGCGTGAAAGTGGTGGTCGGACCGGCAGCGACCGGCCCTGCCCACGAGTCTCCTGCGCACCAGTGACCCCGCTCATCAGGGAACGCCCCTGAGCAGACCCTGACCGGACCCCGACAGCGCCCTCCTGGATCCCACCTCAGGGGTGCCGAAGAGCGCCGCCGTCACCGACGAGAGAGCAGGCCTTCCGGTCCGGGTACCGGCGCGGCCGGTGTCTCCGTGACCGGAGGGGTCACTTCGCGGCCTCGGCCCGCGGCGCGGTGTGCCGGCCGCGGACGGTCTCGGGGTAGCGCACGGTGAACAGGACCGGTACGACGAACGCGGCGACCGTGAGCAGCGTACGGGCCGTGCCGTCGTCCGGGCGGTAGTGGCGCAGCAGCGCGCCGCCGGCGCCGCTGACGGTGAACGCGACGGCCCACACGGCGGTGATGACACGGTTGACGCGTACGAACAGTGGGCTGTTCCACACGTGTTCGGGCACCTGGGTGCGGGCGATGCCGAGCGTGAAGGGGCGGCCGAGCGCGAGCGAACCCCAGGCGGTGGCGGCGAGCCACACCGAGGAGAGCGGCGATCCGTAGTGGGCGACGGCGGCCGAGCCGGGCGCGGTGAACGCGGCGGCCGCGTAGACGGCGAAGAACAGCGCGGCACTGCACTCGATCACCTGCGCGTCCCAGCCGCGGCCCGCGCGACGCTGGACCGCCACGAGGCCGACGGCCAGGACGAGGCCCGTGAGCACGGCCCAGCGGATGTCGACCGAGCCGGTCAGTACGGCGACGGCGATCCATGGGACGAAGCTGCGGACGTAACCCATGAGTGGTTTCCCCCTTGTGGTCGTGCCGGGTCACGGATGCCGGAAGCGACGGCCCCCCTTCGGCCCGGCGCCCCCAGACTGCCGTTCCGCAGTGCGCACCGCCACGGGGAGAAGATGCAAGACTCTGCGGCAGGAAGTTGCACGGTACGGGGGTGCCATGAGTCTGCAGAGCCTGGGACTGACGCGCGATCAGGAACTGGTCTACCGCCATCTCCTGCGCACCCGGCGATTCGACGCCGGGACGGCCGAGGCGGAGCTGGGCGTACCCCGTCCGAGCGCGGTCCTCGACGAGCTGCGGGCGCTGGGGGTGGTCGACGGCCATCTGGTCCCGCTGCCGCCCGCCGCCGTCGTCGACCTGCTCCTCCGCCGCCAGGTGGAGCGCACCTCACGCGAACTGGCCCGGCTCGACGGGGTCTTCGACGTGGTGCGCGACCTGGCCGAGGAAGCGCGCCGCGGCCGGCCCGTCGAACTCGTGGAACGCCTGGAACACAGTTCGGAGGTCAACCTCCGGGTCGACGCGCTGCCCGACCGCGCCGAGACGATGAACGCCAAGCGTCTGCCGCGCTCGCCGGGCCACTCGGAGGAGGCCGCGCGCACCTTCCGCCGTCGGCTGACCGACGGCATGACCAGCCGGACCCTGGTCGGCGCGACGACCCTCGACCTGCCCGAGGAGATGGCCTACGCCCGGCTCATGCACGGGTCGGGGGACCTGCACCGGGTGACGGCCGAACCGTTCCTCCCCCTGCTCGTCATCGACCGGCGGATCGCCTTCGTGCTGGTCGACCCGGACGAGCCGGACGCCGCCGTGCTGATGATCCGCCAGCCGGGCATCGTGGCCGCGCTCGTCAATCTGTACGAGGCACTGTGGTCGCGCGCCGCCGACCTCGACGCGCTCGACCTCTCGGCGACCGAGGCGCGGGTCCTGCGCGCCCTGGCCGCCTACGGCAAGGACGAGACCGCCGCCCGCGAGCTGAACATGTCCCTGCGCAAGTACCGTGCCCACGTGGCCGACCTGATGAGCCGCCTCGGCGCCACCACCCGCTTCCAGGCGGCCCTGCGCGCGGTGGAGCGCGGCTGGCTGTGACGGGCGGCCGCCCGGCGACGCGCTCCGCTCAGCGGCCCGGCTCGCCGCCCAGGACGCCCGCGAACTCGGCGGTGAACCCGGTGAACGACCGGGCGGCCCCGCCCGTCAGCTTCTCCACGTCGCTGGTGACGCCGGCCGCGCCGCCGGCCGCGTAGAGCCCGTACAGCTCGACCAGACCCGCCGCCCGCCACGGGTCCCAGTCCGCGGCGAGCATCCCGGCGAGCGCGGCGTCGGGTTCCGTGGCGGTGTACGTCACCGGGTGCCCGACGGCGGCGCCGAGCCGCCCGGCGATCTCCTCGTGGGACAGGGCCTCGGGACCGGTCAGGGTGTACACCGCGCCCTCGTGCCCGTCCCCGGTCAGCACCTCCACGGCCGCGGCCGCGACATCGCGCGCATCGACGTACGACACCGCGCCCGTGCCGCCCGGCAGGGCCAGATGACCGCCGCGCACCGCCTCCGCCATGCCCAGGAAGTTCTGGAAGAACCCGTTCGGTGCCAGCACCGTCCACGGCAGTCCGGTGGCGGCCAGACGGTCGAATCCGGCGGCGTGGGCGGCCAGGAACCGTACGCCGTCGGGCCGTTGCCCGAGCCCGGCGGCCGCGTGCAGCACGACGCGGGGCCGCCGCCCGGTGCGGACGGCGGCGTCGACGACGTTCTTCTCGTGGGTCCCCATCTCCGGATGGACCGCCACGAGCAGGTACACCGCGTCGGCCCCGGCGAGGGCCGCGTCCAGCGAGTCCGGATCCGCGAAGTCGGCGGCGACCGCCTCGACCCGCGGACCCCATGCCGCCGGTACGGCCGACCCGGCACGCACCAGCGCCCGGACCTCCTCCCCGCGCCCGAGCAGCCCGCTGACGACCTCCGACCCGACGGTGCCGGTGGCTCCGGTGACGACGATCATGAATTCCCCCTGTGGCTCGAGTGGCCTCGTCCCCCAACGAGACAATGACACCGGGGAGTTGGCGGATCAAGCCGCCGCCGTTCGGCCGCACCGGCCGCCGAGCCGCGCTCGCATAGGATCACGGGCGTCGGGACACTGCTGACGGGGGAGGTCTGGTGTCCGGTTCGGCGCGGGGCGTCACCGTGGTGGTCCTGGCCGCCTTCGCGAGCGTCTATCTCGTCGCGGGATCGGTGCTCGCGCCGGCCGTGTTCGGACTCCAGCTCTTCCACGTCCTGCCCGCTCTGCGGCGCCGGGTGCCCGGACGGGCGTGGCCGCTCGCCGCCCAGGCGGCGGCCTGCTACGCGGCGGTGTACGTCACCGGTGCCTCCGTGGGCATCCTCGGCTTTCTCGGCGGTTCGCTGCTGCTGACCCCCGCATGGCCCCTGGCGATACCGGTCGCCGCGGGCGCGGCGGTCACCGGGCCCCTGGACTCGGCCATCAGCATGGTGCTCATGAGCCTGGTGATCTACGGCCTGACCCGGCTCACCGAGCGCGCGGACGAACTCCACACCGCCCGGCTGGGCCTGACGGCCGCCGCCGTCGCCGAGGAGCGGCTGCGGATCGCCGGTGAGCTGAGCGAGGGCCTCGGGCGCGGCCTCGCCGAGATCACCACCGGTGTACGGGCGGCCCTGGCGAAGCCGGAGCGGGCCGAGCGGCTGCTCGCGAGTGTCACCCGCTCGGCACGCGACTGCCTCGCCGACGCCCGGCGCTCCGCCGCCTCCTTCCGCTCCCTGTCGCTGGCGCCCGAGGCGACCGCGGCGCGGGCCCTGCTGACCACCGCCGGGATACCCGTGGAGGTGCGCACCGGGCACACCGAACCCCTGGGCCCGGCGGGCACGTTGCTCGCGGACGTGCTGCGTGAGGCGGTGACCGACCTCGTGCGCCGTGGCACGGCCACCGGCTGCCTGATCGAGACGGCCGCCGAGCGGGGACGGATACGGCTGCGCGTCGTCAGCGACGGGGCGCGGACGGCCGAGGACGAGAGCCTCGGCGCCCTGCCCGACCGGATCGCCGACGCGGGCGGCACGCTGACCACCGGGCTCACCCCCGAAGGGCGGCACGTCGTGGAGGCCGAACTGCCCGATGCGGCGCGGCCCCCGGAGCCGGCCGGCGACCGGTACGCCCATGTGCTCTCCGTCGCCCTGCTGGTCACCGTGCTGGTCGGGTTCTCGCTCAAGAGCCTGCTGCTCGTCCCCGGCGACCTCGTCCTGCCCGCCGCCGCCTGTATGGCCCTGGTGATCGCGCTGCAGGTCCGCTCGGTCCGCGGACGGCACATGGTGGCCCTCGCGGTGATGGCGCTGTGCACGTATCTGCCCCTCCTCGCGTTCGGCCGCGCCTGGATGGGGGCCGCCGGGTTCCTCGCCGGACCGCTGCCGCTCGCGTTCGGCCGCCGGGTGGGCTGGCCGCTGGTCGGCTGTGTCACGGCGAGCGTCGCGCTGATCGGGACGTGGCTGCGGCTGCCGGTCGCGACGACGGTCAACTACACCCTGAGCGCCGTGGTCACCGGGCTCGTCGTGTACGGGCTGCTGCGGCTCGCCCAGATCGTGAACGAACTCAGGGAGGCGCAGCGGCGGCTGGCCCGCGCGGCGGTCGTCGAGGAACGCCTGCGCGCGGCCCGCGACCTGCACGACCTGCTCGGCCACAGCCTGGCCGGCATGCTTCTGACCTGCGAGCTGGCCCGCAGGCTGCCGCCCGAGCGGGTCCCCGCCGTCCTGGCGGACGTCCTGGCCATGGCCGAACGCGGCGAGGCCGACCTGCGGGCGGCCACCGGCGGCACGGGCCGGATGTCACTGACCGCGGAGGCGGCCTCGGTGCGCGCGGTCCTGGCCGCCGCGGGCATCGACGCCGAGGTGTCGCTCGCCCACGACGGCCTCTCGGCCCCGGCCGAGACCGCGCTGAGCGCGGTGCTGCGGGAGGCGGTCACCAATGTGCTGCGGCACAGTGCCGCCCGGTCCTGCGTGATCTCGACGGTGATGGAGGACGGCGGGACGCGGCTTCGGGTGCGCAACGACGGGGCGCGTGGCCCGCGCGGCCGCAGGGGATCCTCGGGGATCGGCAACCTGACGACCCGGCTCGCGGCGCTGGACGGGAAACTGACCGTCATCGCGTCCGGCGACGGCTGGTTCGAGCTGGTCGCGTGGATACCGTAGCGCTCCGCCGGAGGACCGGTACGTCATCCGCGGATTCGTCGTGGCCGGTCGCGACCGTGTGACGGAGCCGCGCATCGATTCGTCCGCGCCCTTTCGGGGCGCTGCCGCACCGCGAACAGTCCTAGATCCAGCCCGCCTCCGTCGCGATCCGGACCGCGTCCGTGCGGTTGCGGGCGTTGAGCTTGGTGACGACGGCCGTCAGGTAGTTGCGGACCGTGCCCGCCGTGAGGTGGACCTGTCGAGCGATCTCGGTGGCCTCCGCGCCCGCCGCCACCAGCCGGAGCACCTCGGTCTCGCGCGGGGTGAGCGGATTGTCGGCCAGGTCCCACGCGGTGACCGCGAGCGAGGGGTCGAGCACCCGCTCGCCCGCCGCCACCTTCCGCACGGCGGCGACCAGTTCCTCCGGCGGCGCGGTCTTCAGCACGTACCCGTCCACCCCCGCACCCAGCGCCCGGCGCAGATGCCCGGGTTTGCCGTACGCGGTGAGCATCAGCACCCGGCAGCCCGGCAGCTTCTCGCGCAGTACGGCCGCCGCGTCCAGCCCGTCCAGCGCGCCCGGCATGTCGATGTCGAGCACGGCCACGTCCGGCTCGTGGACCCGGGCCGCGTCCACGGCCGCGGCGCCTGAGCCGACGTCGGCGACGACCTCGAAATCCTCCTCCAGGCCGAGCAGCGCCGCCAGCGCCCCCCTGATGATGTGCTGATCCTCCGCCAGAAGCACCCGTATCACCCGGCCACATATACCAGTTGGGCCGCGCCGTGTCCGGTTCGTCCGGCTCATGACGAGGTCATGCTGCGGTCATGACGCCGTCCATGGGCCGCCTCGTTTCCGCTCGGCAGGCTGGAAGCCATGGATGACACAGTGCGGTTGGACGCGGTCAGCAAGGTCTACGGCAAGGGGCAGGGGGCCGTCGCCGCGCTCCGTGAGGTCTCGGTGAGCATTCCGCGGGGCAGCTTCACCGCGGTGATGGGCCCCTCGGGATCGGGCAAGAGCACGTTCCTGCAGTGCGCCGCCGGCCTCGACACCCCCACGTCGGGCACCGTCCGTCTCGGCGGGACGGATCTGACCGGGATGAACGAGACGAAGCTGACCCGTCTGCGCCGGCAGCGGGTCGGGTTCGTCTTCCAGGCGTTCAACCTCGTCCCCTCGCTGACGGCCCAGGAGAACATCACCCTGCCGCTGCGCCTGGCCGGTGTCCGCCCGGACCGGGCCTGGCTCGGCGAGATCGTGCGGCGAGTGGGTCTCGAAGGCCGTACGAACCGCCGCCCGGCCCAGCTCTCCGGCGGCCAGCAGCAACGCGTCGCCCTCGCCCGTGCCCTGGCCGCCCGGCCCGAGGTGATCTTCGGTGACGAACCGACCGGAGCACTCGACACGATGACCGCCCGCGATGTCCTGGCCCTGCTGCGGGAGACGGTCGACGACATGGGCCAGACGGTGGTCATGGTGACGCACGACCCGGTGGCGGCCTCCTACGCGGACACCGTCCTGTTCCTGGCCGACGGCCGCATCGTGGACCGGATGAGCGGTCCTTCCTCCGACAAGATCGCCGAACGGATGACCCGGCTGGGAGCGTGGAAGTGATGGCCGTGCTGACCCTCGCACTGAAGACCCTGCGCCACCGCAAGGCCGCCTTCGCGGGCGCGTTCGTCACCCTGCTGTGCGCCGCCGCGCTGATCACCGCCTGCGGGATGCTGCTGGAGACCGGGCTGCGCGGCCGGGTCGCACCCGAGCGCTACGCCGGTGCCCCCCTCCTCGTGGCCGGGGACCAGTACGTGCACCGCACCGTCCACAAGTCCAACGGCAAGACGAAGCACAAGGCGAAGCCGATCGCCGAACGCGCCTGGATCCCCGCGTCGTTGACGGCGAAGCTGCGCCGGACCCCCGGTGTGCGCGAGGCGGTCGCCGAGGTGACCTTCCCCGTCGGCACCGGCGGCGGCCGGGCGCAGGGCCACGGCTGGGACTCGGCGGCACTCACCCCCTTCACCCTGGCCTCCGGTCACGCCCCGAGGACCGGCGGCGAGGTGGTCGTCGACGCCCGCTCGGGCGCCCGCGTGGGCACCCGGCTGTCCGTGCTCACCCCGGCGGGCCCCGCCGCCTACCGGGTCTCTGGCGTCACCCGGCAGGCCCTGCCCGGCCAGGACACCCTCTTCTTCGCCCCGGCCGAGGCACGCCGACTCGCGGGCCGCCCGGGTCAGGTCAGCGCCATCGGGGTGTTCCCGAAGCCGGGGGAGCGGCCCGAGGTGGCCGCCGCCCTGCGCGGCACCGGGGCGCTGGAGTACACCGGGGAGGCCCGCGGCGCGGTCGAGTTCCTCGACGCGCAGCGGGCCCGGGTCAAGCTCGTCAGCCTGGGCGGAGCACTCGGCGGCACGTCCCTCCTGGTCGCGATCCTCGTCGTGGCCGGCACCTTCGCACTCTCCGTCCAGCAGCGGCAGCGGGAGATCGCCCTGCTGCGCGCCGTCGCGGCCACCCCGAAGCAGCTGCGCCGGCTGCTCGGCGGCGAGGCGCTGGTGATCGCCGTCGCCGCGGGGGCGGCCGGCTCCGCCGCCGGCGTCGGACTGGGCTTCTGGCTGCGCTCCCGGTTCGTGGCACTGGGCGCCGTACCGGAGCATCTGCGGCTGGTGGTCAGCCCCTTCCCCGTCTTCGCCGCGCTGCTCGCCACCATGCTGGCCGCATGGGCCGCGGCCCGTCTCGCGGCCCGCCGGGCGGTGCGGGTGCGCCCGGCCGAGGCGCTCGGCGAGGCGGCGCTGCCGACCGCGCGGCTGCCCTGGGCCCGGCTGGTGGCCGGGCTGCTCGCCACCGCGGGGGCCGTCGTCCTCACCCTCGTCCTGTCGACGCTGTCCACCGAGGCGGCCAGCAGCCCCGTGGTCATGGTCACCGCCCTGATGTGGACCGTGGCGGTGTCCCTCCTCGGCCCCCCGCTGGCCCGCGCGGCCGCCGCCCTGCTCGCCGTGCCGCTGCGCGCCTCCCGCGTCGGCGGACACCTGGCCGCGGCCAACCTGCGCACCGGCTCCCGCCGGCTGGCGTCCGTCATCACCCCCCTGTGCCTGCTCGTGGCGATGACGTGCACCATCCTCTTCACACAGACCACGATGGGCCACGCGGCCCAGCGGGAGGTCGCCGCGGGCAGCCGCGCCGACTACGTCCTCGGCCCCCAGGTCCCCGGCCCGGTCGCCCGGTCGCTGCGCGGGAGGCCGGGCGTCGAGGCCGTCACCGAGGTGCTGCACACCTCGGTACGGGTCGGCCTGTCCAAGTACGCCGCACAGGCGGTGACGACCGAGGGCCTCACGCGGACGACCGACCTGGGTGTGACCGCCGGTTCCCTGCGCGGTCTCGGCAAGGACTCCATGGCGGTCAGCGAGAACGCCGCCGGCCGCCTCGGCGTCTCGGTGGGCGACACCGTCAGCCTCACCCTCGGCGACGGAACCCCCGCCACCCTCAAGGTCGCCGCGCTCTACACCCGCGGCCTGGGCTACGGCGACCTCACCCTCTCCCACGACCTGGTCGCCCCGCACGTGGACGATCCCATGGGCACCCTCTACGTCGCGGCCCCCGGCCTGAGCCGCGCCGAACTGTCCGCCCTGGTAGCGGGGGTGCCTTCCGTCACGGTCATGGACCGCGCCCGGGCCGTCGCCGCGAGCGCACCGGACGCCGAGGTGAACTACGTGGCCATGGGCCTGATCATCGCCTTCAGCGCGATCTCCGTGATCAACACCCTGGGCATGGCGACCGCGGACCGCTCCCGGGAACTGGCCCTGCTGCGGCTGGTGGGCACCACCAGGCGCCAGGTCCTGCGCGTGCTGCGGCTGGAGGCGCTCGCCGCCCTCGCGATCGCCACCGTCCTCGGCACGGGCATCGCCCTGCTCACCCTGACCGCCTTCGCCACCGGCATGACCGGCTCGCCCCTCCCGCACATCCCGCCGCTCACCTACCTCGGCGTGCTGGCCCCCACGGCCGCCCTCGCCCTCGCGGCGACGTCCCTCCCGGCCCGGGCGGCTCTGCGGCAGCGCCCCGCGGAGGCGGTCGGCGGCCGGCAGTGACCGGCACTCCCGCGTGGCCGGTGGACCGGCCGCGGGGACCACGGTGTCACCGTGCTGCCCGGCCCGGGACCGCCGCCGCCGGCGGACCACCTCCGGTGCGGGCCGGCCGGGCGATCCCCTCGGCGAGGGTGAGGGCCTCCGAGACGGCGTGCGGCGGCAGCCCGGCCGCCTCGCTGTCCGCGGCGGCCGCGAGCAGGGCCGCGTCCAGGGTGTCCGCCGCTTCACCGAGCTGATCGCGGAGCACCCCCGGCTCACCGCCACCACCGTCCAGACCGTCGGGGCCAAGGGCTACGACGGTTTCACTCTCGCCCTGGTCACCGCCTAGCGGGGCGGGCGGGCGCGTCGGCACGGGCTCAGCGCCACACGCGCAGGTAGTCGGTGGTGAAGGTGATCGGGGTGGTGCCGCTCGGTGCGGGGTGGTAGGTCCCGTCGCTGACGGAGAGGTTGAGGATGATGTTGGGCGACCAGGTGGTGCCGACGCCGGTCTGGTCGGAGTAGATCCGGCTGCCGTTGATGTACCAGTCGTCGTTGGTCGCGCCGAAGCGGACGCCCACGGTGATCCACGCGCCGGGATAGATGGTCCTGGCGTTGACGTAGTAGATGGCGGCCGGGCGGACGTGGTTGGTGATCTCCAGCAGGTTCGGGTTGTCGGGGTGGTACTCGAATCCGTCGATCTCGCTGTCCCCGTCCAGCCAGGTCCAGCTGGCGGGCCAGGTGCCGTCGGCGCCGGGCAGTTGGACGCGGGTCTCGATGTAGTCGCCGGTACGGGTCCGGAAGTTCTGTGTGGTGCCTTCGGTGGTCAGCAGCCCGGTGTCCCACGACCGCAGGCCGTTCTCCAGGATGTGGCTGCCGGGCGTGGCGGTGAAGGTGGCCGTGCCGCTGCCGGGCACGGTGATCGCCGGGGGGGTCAGCCAGTCGAGCTTGCTGTCGTACGGGTTGTGGTTGCCGTACTGGTAGGCGCTGGTGGTGGAGCCGTTCCAGCGGCTGCCGAAGGCGAGGGGGCCGTTGAACTCCTCGTCGAAGGCGAGCGACTTGCCATAGGCGGGTGAGGACGACGGGGGGCCGGTGATGGTGAGTGTGCGGGAGGGCAGGTTGTGATAGCCGGTGGACGTCCGGTAGTAGCCGAACTCGGTGTAGGTGCCCGGAGCGAAGGTGCGCGGACCGGTGGTCATGGTCAGGCCGTTGCCGCAGATCGTCGTGGTGCCGCGCGCGCCGGGGAAGTCGAGGTTGTCGCCGGCCGAGTCGCGCACCGCCACACCCAGCTGCTGCACCGTCAGACAGCCTCCGGTGGTGTGGACCCGCAGGGTCGCGGTCACCGGCGTGGTCAGCGAGGCGGTCGTGGGGCCCAGGAAGTCCTGGACGACGGTGGGCGCGGCCCAGGCGCGGCCCGTGGGGATCAGTGCCAGCAGTATCGCCATCGCGACGAGGCCGACGCGATGACGGATCGACAGGGTGACGGGCGCGGTCGCGGGGCGGCTCATCGTCAGCCCACCTCGATGACATAGGACGTGGTGTTGTTGCCCAGGTTCGTGTCGTCCGGGCTGGTCACGCTCACCTTGCCGCCCGAGAGCGTGGACCCGGGCGTGGTGCCGGCCCGGATCAGGACGGGGATCTGCACGGTGGCGGTCTTCAGCAGCCGGAGCCCGGGCGCGAAGGTGCACACCACGGTGCTTCCGTTCGCGTTGGGGGTGCAGGTCGAGGGGAAGTACGGCCCGATGGCCGTGGCGCCGGTCGGGACGGTGACGGTGACGGTGGCGGTGGAAGCCGTGTCGTCGGGCCCGTAGTTGGCGATGAGCACGCGCAGCCTGGTGATGCCACCGACCGGTGCGCCGGCGATGCCGGCGCCGACGATGCCCAGATCCGAGTGGGAGGGGTCGGCGGCACGGTGAGGCGTCGGCCGTACGGCCAGGGTGTGCGGCCGGGCTCGTAGCTGGTCGGCTGCGGCGGGCGTCGATCCGGCCGCGCACACCGCGGCGACCAGAGCGACTCGACACACAACCGAGGACCGGATCCGAGGCACCTGTGCTCTCCTCTTGGGTGCGTAGGCGAAGGTGGGGGCGGCGACACCGCACACCGACACTCCCCGGATGCGTCACGCGGCATATGCCGTCCACGGCAGGACCACTCCAACAGCCCAGGCGGCCGGGCAATCCGTCTGGCCCTGTCGCCCGTATGTACTCACAGAAGGAACTCCTTCCACGGCGACAAGTCCTTCCGCGGCGATTGCGCCACCCTCCGGCCGGGACCCTCTCATCCGTTGCCCGAACAGCTGGAGTCGCCATGAACTCCGCCCATGTCACCGAAGTCGCTCTGACGGGAGTCGGAGTGTGCTGTGCCGTTGCCAACGCGGTTCTGCACTCGCTTCTCGTGCCCGATCATCTGGAGGAGAAGTTCTACATCGGCGTCCTGTTCGCCGTCGGGAGCGCCGTCATGCTGGTCGTGGCCGTGGCGCTCCCCCTCCTGAAACGCCCGATCGCCGCATGGCTGACCGGGTCGGCCGTCAGCCTCGGCATGATCGTCGGCTTTCTGCTCTCGCGCACCGTCGGGCTGCCGTACGGCTACCACGAATCCGGCTGGGAGCCGCCGTACGGCCCCCTCTCGCTGCTGGTCGAGGGACTCTTCGTCCTCGCCTTCCTCACCTGGCTCGGGCTCGGGGCGGCCGAGGACGCCGTACCCGGACCTCCGCCGGCGGCGGAGCGTGAGCGGGTCTCGCCCGGGCGGGTCACACCGCGACGCGGGCCGGGCTGAGCCGGACGCACTCCTCTTCCGGGGCGGCCCTGCTCGGCCTCCTGGCCGCCGGGGCGCTCGGCGCCTGACCATTGCGTGAGGTACGACGGCGGATGCGGCGCTTGCTACATTCGGCTCCGTGCCGTCCATGGAACCGGGGAGCCGCCGGCCGACGCGCTCTCCCTCGGCCAGGGGATCCGGCCGCTCCGGCGGCCCGACCGCGGCCCCGGAGGGGGAGCGGTGAGTGCGCGGGCGGCGCCGGCCCGGCAGATGTGGCCGCTGTACGCGGCCGGGTTCACCACCGCCTTCGGCGCGCACGGCATCGCCGCCAACCTCGGCGGCCACACCGCGGACGCGGTCACCTCCCTGCTGGTGCTGGGCGGGCTGCTCGCCCTCTACGACGGCGCCGAGGTGGTCCTCAAACCGCTCTTCGGCACCCTCGCCGACCGCGTCGGAGCCCGCCCCGTGCTGCTCGGCGGGCTCGCCGCCTTCGCCGCCGCGTCCGCGCTGTACGCCGTCGCGGACAGCCCCGGCTGGCTCTGGGCCGCACGGCTCGGCCAGGGCGCCGCGGCCTCCGCGTTCTCCCCGTCGGCCTCCGCGCTGGTC is a genomic window of Streptomyces griseochromogenes containing:
- a CDS encoding sensor histidine kinase gives rise to the protein MSGSARGVTVVVLAAFASVYLVAGSVLAPAVFGLQLFHVLPALRRRVPGRAWPLAAQAAACYAAVYVTGASVGILGFLGGSLLLTPAWPLAIPVAAGAAVTGPLDSAISMVLMSLVIYGLTRLTERADELHTARLGLTAAAVAEERLRIAGELSEGLGRGLAEITTGVRAALAKPERAERLLASVTRSARDCLADARRSAASFRSLSLAPEATAARALLTTAGIPVEVRTGHTEPLGPAGTLLADVLREAVTDLVRRGTATGCLIETAAERGRIRLRVVSDGARTAEDESLGALPDRIADAGGTLTTGLTPEGRHVVEAELPDAARPPEPAGDRYAHVLSVALLVTVLVGFSLKSLLLVPGDLVLPAAACMALVIALQVRSVRGRHMVALAVMALCTYLPLLAFGRAWMGAAGFLAGPLPLAFGRRVGWPLVGCVTASVALIGTWLRLPVATTVNYTLSAVVTGLVVYGLLRLAQIVNELREAQRRLARAAVVEERLRAARDLHDLLGHSLAGMLLTCELARRLPPERVPAVLADVLAMAERGEADLRAATGGTGRMSLTAEAASVRAVLAAAGIDAEVSLAHDGLSAPAETALSAVLREAVTNVLRHSAARSCVISTVMEDGGTRLRVRNDGARGPRGRRGSSGIGNLTTRLAALDGKLTVIASGDGWFELVAWIP
- a CDS encoding response regulator transcription factor, translating into MSLQSLGLTRDQELVYRHLLRTRRFDAGTAEAELGVPRPSAVLDELRALGVVDGHLVPLPPAAVVDLLLRRQVERTSRELARLDGVFDVVRDLAEEARRGRPVELVERLEHSSEVNLRVDALPDRAETMNAKRLPRSPGHSEEAARTFRRRLTDGMTSRTLVGATTLDLPEEMAYARLMHGSGDLHRVTAEPFLPLLVIDRRIAFVLVDPDEPDAAVLMIRQPGIVAALVNLYEALWSRAADLDALDLSATEARVLRALAAYGKDETAARELNMSLRKYRAHVADLMSRLGATTRFQAALRAVERGWL
- a CDS encoding ABC transporter permease, whose product is MAVLTLALKTLRHRKAAFAGAFVTLLCAAALITACGMLLETGLRGRVAPERYAGAPLLVAGDQYVHRTVHKSNGKTKHKAKPIAERAWIPASLTAKLRRTPGVREAVAEVTFPVGTGGGRAQGHGWDSAALTPFTLASGHAPRTGGEVVVDARSGARVGTRLSVLTPAGPAAYRVSGVTRQALPGQDTLFFAPAEARRLAGRPGQVSAIGVFPKPGERPEVAAALRGTGALEYTGEARGAVEFLDAQRARVKLVSLGGALGGTSLLVAILVVAGTFALSVQQRQREIALLRAVAATPKQLRRLLGGEALVIAVAAGAAGSAAGVGLGFWLRSRFVALGAVPEHLRLVVSPFPVFAALLATMLAAWAAARLAARRAVRVRPAEALGEAALPTARLPWARLVAGLLATAGAVVLTLVLSTLSTEAASSPVVMVTALMWTVAVSLLGPPLARAAAALLAVPLRASRVGGHLAAANLRTGSRRLASVITPLCLLVAMTCTILFTQTTMGHAAQREVAAGSRADYVLGPQVPGPVARSLRGRPGVEAVTEVLHTSVRVGLSKYAAQAVTTEGLTRTTDLGVTAGSLRGLGKDSMAVSENAAGRLGVSVGDTVSLTLGDGTPATLKVAALYTRGLGYGDLTLSHDLVAPHVDDPMGTLYVAAPGLSRAELSALVAGVPSVTVMDRARAVAASAPDAEVNYVAMGLIIAFSAISVINTLGMATADRSRELALLRLVGTTRRQVLRVLRLEALAALAIATVLGTGIALLTLTAFATGMTGSPLPHIPPLTYLGVLAPTAALALAATSLPARAALRQRPAEAVGGRQ
- a CDS encoding glycoside hydrolase family 16 protein, yielding MSRPATAPVTLSIRHRVGLVAMAILLALIPTGRAWAAPTVVQDFLGPTTASLTTPVTATLRVHTTGGCLTVQQLGVAVRDSAGDNLDFPGARGTTTICGNGLTMTTGPRTFAPGTYTEFGYYRTSTGYHNLPSRTLTITGPPSSSPAYGKSLAFDEEFNGPLAFGSRWNGSTTSAYQYGNHNPYDSKLDWLTPPAITVPGSGTATFTATPGSHILENGLRSWDTGLLTTEGTTQNFRTRTGDYIETRVQLPGADGTWPASWTWLDGDSEIDGFEYHPDNPNLLEITNHVRPAAIYYVNARTIYPGAWITVGVRFGATNDDWYINGSRIYSDQTGVGTTWSPNIILNLSVSDGTYHPAPSGTTPITFTTDYLRVWR
- a CDS encoding response regulator transcription factor, whose amino-acid sequence is MIRVLLAEDQHIIRGALAALLGLEEDFEVVADVGSGAAAVDAARVHEPDVAVLDIDMPGALDGLDAAAVLREKLPGCRVLMLTAYGKPGHLRRALGAGVDGYVLKTAPPEELVAAVRKVAAGERVLDPSLAVTAWDLADNPLTPRETEVLRLVAAGAEATEIARQVHLTAGTVRNYLTAVVTKLNARNRTDAVRIATEAGWI
- a CDS encoding ABC transporter ATP-binding protein, whose amino-acid sequence is MDDTVRLDAVSKVYGKGQGAVAALREVSVSIPRGSFTAVMGPSGSGKSTFLQCAAGLDTPTSGTVRLGGTDLTGMNETKLTRLRRQRVGFVFQAFNLVPSLTAQENITLPLRLAGVRPDRAWLGEIVRRVGLEGRTNRRPAQLSGGQQQRVALARALAARPEVIFGDEPTGALDTMTARDVLALLRETVDDMGQTVVMVTHDPVAASYADTVLFLADGRIVDRMSGPSSDKIAERMTRLGAWK
- a CDS encoding NAD(P)H-binding protein yields the protein MIVVTGATGTVGSEVVSGLLGRGEEVRALVRAGSAVPAAWGPRVEAVAADFADPDSLDAALAGADAVYLLVAVHPEMGTHEKNVVDAAVRTGRRPRVVLHAAAGLGQRPDGVRFLAAHAAGFDRLAATGLPWTVLAPNGFFQNFLGMAEAVRGGHLALPGGTGAVSYVDARDVAAAAVEVLTGDGHEGAVYTLTGPEALSHEEIAGRLGAAVGHPVTYTATEPDAALAGMLAADWDPWRAAGLVELYGLYAAGGAAGVTSDVEKLTGGAARSFTGFTAEFAGVLGGEPGR